The following coding sequences lie in one Montipora foliosa isolate CH-2021 chromosome 11, ASM3666993v2, whole genome shotgun sequence genomic window:
- the LOC137975034 gene encoding uncharacterized protein produces MSRKTVRSIQELGELFTHRDGVDNVSDSKLWGPFNRIFRVSMKSSKMAVPKSFEAKLTRWFHLPDDTNDEQSIKRAELQTVVRVFDRWTCNQTCFNAARALKPLNNGEENPVSSMDVSDGSKVPGCDFCSPFDYTAADLWGRLENDSGLTASNVAKYDALHSMVVFKEHLPSHWNKTKLADMLDLCTEWFGITHKNNSQAIYPIMNWNCRARAGASQHHGHCHMLLAENFHYGQWEQLRQAAKLYSWEHPGFDYFDDLVAAHRNLGLAKTFGDACVFAHLAPYCGYEFKAVSWNFDDNFKQAINEAVEALIFKFGSKCFNLCIHFPPLENGKLRKFEAEEEVKNSCLETGEVAMPFIAHLVDRGGVQSSSSDVCGMRIYGSAIVNEDPFSIAQQLGWLA; encoded by the exons ATGTCGCGAAAAACAGTTAGATCCATTCAGGAACTGGGAGAGTTGTTTACTCATAGAGACGGAGTGGACAATGTGTCGGATAGTAAATTATGGGGCCCTTTTAATCGAATTTTTAGAGTTTCAATGAAGTCCAGTAAGATGGCAGTCCCAAAATCCTTTGAAGCGAAACTGACACGCTGGTTTCATCTTCCCGACGACACCAATGACGAACAATCCATCAAGAGAGCCGAGCTTCAAACTGTCG TAAGAGTATTTGATCGCTGGACCTGCAACCAAACTTGTTTTAATGCTGCAAGGGCTCTTAAACCACTCAACAATGGTGAAGAAAATCCTGTCTCTAGTATGGATGTCTCCGATGGAAGTAAAGTTCCTGGGTGTGACTTCTGTAGTCCCTTTGACTACACTGCTGCAG atttgtGGGGCAGGCTGGAAAATGATAGTGGATTAACAGCATCTAATGTTGCTAAGTACGATGCCTTGCACAGTATGGTTGTATTCAAGGAACATCTACCAAGTCACTGGAATAAG ACAAAGTTAGCTGATATGCTGGACTTGTGTACTGAATGGTTTGGCATCACTCACAAGAACAACTCTCAAGCTATCTATCCAATCATGAATTGGAATTGTCGTGCTCGTGCAGGAGCATCACAACACCATGGACATTGTCACATGCTTCTGGCAGAGAATTTCCATTACGGACAGTGGGAGCAGTTACGACAAGCTGCCAAGCTTTATTCCTGGGAACATCCAGGATTTGATTACTTTGATGACTTGGTGGCAGCTCACAGAAACTTAGGGCTTGCTAAAACCTTTGGTGATGCTTGTGTTTTTGCGCATTTAGCACCTTATTGTGGATATGAGTTCAAGGCAGTATCTTGGAATTTTGACGATAATTTCAAACAGGCAATCAATGAGGCTGTCGAAGCTCTCATTTTTAAGTTTGGTTCAAAGTGTTTCAATTTATGCATTCATTTTCCTCCTCTTGAGAATGGCAAACTTCGAAAATTTGAAGCTGAAGAGGAAGTGAAAAATAGTTGCCTGGAAACAGGTGAAGTTGCTATGCCATTCATAGCTCATCTTGTAGACCGGGGAGGGGTTCAAAGCTCATCATCTGATGTCTGTGGAATGAGAATTTATGGAAGCGCTATAGTCAATGAAGATCCTTTTTCAATTGCTCAGCAGCTAGGTTGGCTGGCATAA